Proteins encoded by one window of Clostridium perfringens:
- the spoVG gene encoding septation regulator SpoVG — MNITDVRIRKISAEGKMKAIVSVTFENQFVVHDIKVIEGQNGLFIAMPSRKTPDGEFKDIAHPINTETREQIQKAILDEYEKVKNLDVQE; from the coding sequence ATGAATATTACAGATGTAAGAATTAGAAAAATATCTGCAGAAGGTAAAATGAAAGCCATAGTTTCAGTAACTTTTGAAAATCAATTCGTAGTACATGATATTAAAGTTATAGAGGGACAAAATGGACTTTTCATAGCAATGCCTAGCAGAAAGACACCAGATGGAGAGTTTAAGGATATAGCTCATCCTATAAATACAGAAACTAGAGAGCAAATTCAAAAAGCTATTCTTGATGAATATGAAAAGGTTAAAAACTTAGATGTGCAAGAATAA